AATGTATTTAAGAACCCAGTCTTTAACTGGGCTGGTTATTCTGAATGGCTTCGTTTTGCTTCCATGCACGAGTGTGGAGAATTGATTTAAAAACTCGGAGAGCTCTTGTTGTTGAAACTGAAATAAGAATGTAGCTTTTCAAACTTAGTGTTTCAGGAACCTTCAGCCTTGCTCCTGTAACTCTAGCCAGCCAGCAAGCCCACGGAATCCTGCAGAAGCAGCCCCGGTACATaaagcagctccctgctccccctgtCCTGAAGCCTCCATGTGTCTGGTGTtactgcagcagtgctgggaacaTCTGTGCACACTTATTTCCTCTGGAGCCAGCTGCAAGAATAGCTCTGTGCACAAACCCCCTCTCTCCCTTTAAAGAAGAACTCCCATGGAATTGAGAGTCATGAGTCTGTTGCCTTAACTGCCCTGTCAGTGTTTGTGAGCTTGGGAGTGGTTTTTTCCCAGTCTGAATAAGGGGGTTGGACTCTTCTTGCTGGCCTCTCaccatttctcattttctggCCCCTATTAGTGCTAATGAGTAGCTTCTTCTACTGGCCTTTCCCAAATGCTAGCAGATAAACAGGTTGGCTTGTGGTGAAGGAACagggttatttatttattggagAGAACTAGGTGTAGGCTTCTTCAACTAAATGGAGAAGGTGGCCTGTAAAATAACAGAATGTGGAAGTGAATGAAATGTTTTCTCTTCATCAGCAGTAAAAACACCCAACAGCCTTCCTGCCCAGTGGAATGCTGAAGTATTTCTTTCTCTGATGGTGCAGTTCATAATGGTGCAGTTTTGAACTGGGAACAGAGACTTTAGCATGATATTTCCAGTGTAGAAccttttccccagagatgtTCCATCAGCTCTCCTGTGCTCACTGTACTCAGAGGTTAACTCCAGCACTTGCACTAATGTGGGTTCTCTATTTCCGTgctctgaaggagctgcagtCCCTGCATGTCACTGAGCTCTTGTACCCTAGGTGTGGGAGGGCCGATGGAGAGTCATCCCCCACGACGTGCTGCCTGACTGGCTGAAGGACAATGACTACCTGCTGCATGGCCACAGACCACCCATGCCTTCCTTCCGGGCTTGCTTCAAGAGCATCTTCAGGATACACACGGAGACTGGCAACATCTGGACTCACCTCCTAGGTACTCGCAGCTTGCTTTAATCAATCCTGAATCTCATCCAATGGTTTTGTTGTTCTCAAAGAAAAGAGAGCAAGATAGAAAGGTCTGTGGGGTTGTCAGCATTATCATTCCACTGGTAACCTGCAAATTAGCAGCTTGGTATCCCTCTCCTAATTTATCCCATCAGAATTGGATTGGACGTGCTTAATTATGGCATACTATACAAACAAATGCATTAAACATTTCCCAATAAATAAATTACTGTTAGATCCTTCTTTTCCCGAGTGTGTAGGTGTTAATTGGGATTGCGTTTCTTGCCACAGGAACTGCTTAAGTTGCAGCTTCTGTGAATGTTTTCAGCTTGTGAGAGCCTTGAAGGGAGGTGGTGATGCTTGCAGAAAGAAGAGCTTTCAGTATGCATGAGCTTGACACCTTGCTGTTTTTCAGGATGTGTGTTCTTCCTTTGTCTGGGAATCTTCTACATGTTCCGGCCAAACATGTCCTTCGTAGCACCTGTGCAGGAGAAAGTGGTCGTTGGGCTGTTCTTCTTGGGAGCCATTCTCTGCCTCTCCTTCTCATGGCTCTTCCACACAGTTTATTGCCACTCAGAAGGTGTTTCCCGGCTCTTCTCCAAGTAAGTGCCTAGAGAACAGGGCAGGCCAAATAGGAAACAGGTGGGAAAACAGGGCTGGGATTTGtgcctgcagccccagtgtGGGAGTTGTTCATTTCATGACTGCATGTACTTTGGAACAGAGTTGAGCAGAGATTTAATGCAGCTTCTTCTAATTATAGTTTGTTTCAACATGAGTTTTTGTGCTGTCATTTGAGTCTTAAAACTCCATCAttttctgctgtttggcagGCATGTGCTTGCATCTTGCTGCTGTAAGTAATATGCCTTGAGCTTAGTTGCAGGACTTTGAATTTTTAGTGCAAACCGTTACTTCTTGTCATTTCAGCTGTTCTGACTTTGAACCTGAAACTTATGTAAGACAGTTCCACAGTGTGTATCAAGATGTCTTGGTCTTTTGGTTTTACTGCATGTTCTTTTTTTGGCTGGCTGCTGAATATCTGATATTTCCTAAAACTGCTCAATCAGGATTCTGTAATCTGCAAGACCACCTCTAAAGCAGCCCAGCAGTTAAAGTCCCCTGCTGAAAAATTAACTCCTTCAGCTTTTGCAGGGGTATTTTGTCAGGGCGTGGTGAAAAGCAGTGGCTGTGGATTTCCTTTTTCACATGAGTGCACAAAAAACCACTGTGGTCACTGAAGCTGATGCCCAGATAGCTCTTGCTTGTCAGATACTGAagtgtttgccttggctgtgttCTCAGAAGATACTCTGTGCCCTGTCTTTAGAGGGCTCTTGCAGTGCTTTTTTCCTCATCTGAAACTAAAATGTGAGTTCTCCTCACAAAGCTTTGGTTGCTGAAGGTATTGCTGATGTCTGTCTCAAAAATGGCCTTCCTGGCTGGCAAGGTAATCCATTGCTGCAGGAGGAAGAGTTGCTGTCAGGACCTTGCAGTGGGAGTAATTTAGTTGCAGTGAGAAGTAGACAGTTGCTCTACTAAACAAGAGTGTGTAGGTGTGAGGATTTCCAAAGGCTCACACTTCTTATGAcactgatttttgttttcttctaggCTGGATTATTCTGGCATTGCACTCCTCATAATGGGCAGCTTTGTACCATGGCTGTACTACTCCTTCTATTGCAACCCTCAGCCTTGCTTCATCTACTTGATTGTGATTTGTGTCCTGGGCATTGCAGCCATAATTGTCTCACAATGGGACATGTTTGCCACCCCTGAATACCGGGGTGTAAGGGCAGGTAAGACCTGAAATCAACTGTTCTGCTTCTTGACTGCCTTTCCTGCTTCCTGCTTGCCACTTGGAAAAACCACCTCGGGAAGACTTAAGAGGTTTAATTTTATAGACCTAACATTCTTGAATTGGGAGCTTGGTGGGTTTTCTTTCAGCATTTATTGTACCCAGCTGGATGCACAGACAAGGGCTGGTGCAAGTCCTGGAAGTGCATTCCTGAAATGGACAGTAAGACATGCAGTAGCAAAGGTGGTGCAAAGGATTTCTAGCTGCATCTAGCAACTTTGTTctcaaaaaaaaagactgaCTGCTtggtgtgtgtatgtgtgcttGTGCTTGTGCTTTTTTTTAACACTAGACTCAGACTCTACCAAATCATAGAATGATTGAATGAATGTGAATGATTTTCCTGGGTAAAACACAGAGTTAAGATAAAGACTGGTTTTCTCTTCACATCatcaaaagaacaaaaccagattTGGTTTCACATTTTGAGGTAGGAAGAAAGAGAGCTTTAGGGGGCAGCTATGGAATGTGCACACAGCTGGGCTGAATAGTAATATTTCTTGTTCCTTAACCTGCCCATGCTGTCTACAGTAAATCCAGATTTCCTGGACAGGTTTGGGTACCTTCAGAGCATTCAGCTTTCCAAGCTTAAAATCTCTATACAGGACATGAATATTCCCCCCATGCCCACTGTTTTTACAAGTTTTCTGTCCTTGCTGCTAAAATCGAAACAAATAATCAGTGTTCTCTTATATGGCAGATCAGAAGAGCACAGatgctgcttttctgtttggTAGGAGTACTCGTGCAGCATATGATAAACAGTCTCTTTGTTGTGTCTCCTTGTCTTGCTCTTGAGCGTTGTGGTGGTGTGAGGCTCGGTCTGCGTGGTCTCAGTTCCCTCTACAGGCCAAGAGCAGGAACTGGCCTCCCCTGCACTGGAGCTGGCAGGCACAATCAGTAAATGAAACATTCCAGCTATCTGCTGGGACACACAACTGAGTAGCTTCTGGTATATGAAGGAAGTTGTGCATTCTTGAGCTTCCTTTCCAATAAATCTCTTCTGGGGACCTGCAGCTTCCAGAGCTGTCACCCCTCTGCTGCTTTGGCAAATGCTGAGTTTTCCTTCCATAGCTTTTGTGTTTTCATTGTCTCCCTCTGCCTTCAAACCTGACTCTCCCACATTTTCTTTACCTCCCAGGAGTATTTCTAGGTCTGGGTCTTAGTGGGGTAATTCCCACTCTGCACTTTGTCATCTCTGAGGGGCTCCTGAAAGCAGCCACCATGGGGCAGATAGGCTGGCTGGCACTCATGGCATGCCTGTACATCACTGGTGCTGCACTCTATGCTGCCCGCATCCCGGAGAGATTCTTCCCTGGCAAGTGTGACATCTGGGTGAGTGACGGATGAGGAGACCAGTTTGACAGCTGGTTCCCCTTGGGCCTCAAGGATGTTGTGTCAATGTTTTCTTACTGCATCTTCAGGGGCCAAatggctctgggctctctgagcctggctgagctggtgcCTCTCTTCCCAAGTTGTCACAGCCTGGCTGGTCTGAGGTaactgctgctgtgcagattCACCTCAGTGCATCCCTGATGGGCAAGGAACTGCAAacctttgtgtgtgtgtgtgtgttgagCATCCTGCCAAGACACATCTTTACcttgctcctgtgcagagcagtCCGTGGTCATTTCATTGATGGTCAGTGTGTTCTCTGGGATCTTCCCCGTGTCTGGCTCCTCATCTTGCATAGCCAGGGAAAATGCTGGACAGAGATGGTAGGATTTGGGGATCTCTGGCCCAGAAGAAGGGATAGTGGGGTGAGCAAGTGGGTGGGTGGGGGAAACTTGGTATGAGGGGAAGAACCATGGAGACTGGAGGAGAAATACCTGAGGAAAATGTAAGGAAAGAAGCTGGGTGGAGCAAGAGTGGAGAGGAGGGGAAGTGGCCCTTTGGAAGACCACTGTACTTGCACTCAGGATAGTTTGAGACCCCTAAAGAAGAACAGAAGTGAGAATGAGACCTGGGGTGTTTGGGCAGCTCGTGCACAGCACCAGTTTGCTTGGTTGGTTTGTTACTGTAATGAGCTAAGCTCCAAAAGCACTGGTGTGCCACCAACTCTTCCAAGCTTCCCATGAAGCCTGCAAATACACATTTGTAGGAATATTTCAGGAGCGTTATCCATGTTGGTATGGCTTCCCCCAGACAAGGGCCTGCTTTGTCATGTAGCTCCCTCAGAGTTTTCATTCTGCTCTATTCCAGTCAGTGACATCCTGGGCATTCATTCAGAACATCCAGTTGTTTCTAGGTTTTAGTACAATATcatgtttttctgttctgtttctctgtggTAGAGAAATAAAATGCCAGCATGCAGAATCCACTTGGTAAAAGACACCTGTGACCAGAGCAGAGTTTGTACCTGTTATCTGTATGAGAGGGCCATTTTGTCCATAAACCACCAGTGTGTCTTGTGGAGGAGCTAATTTTGAAAGTGTCCTGCTTAAGCCTTTTACCTAAGGCTCTGAAATTCTCCTTGTCCCTTTGCAAAGATGACTTAGAGCAGCTCTTTAGCACGTTTTTTGTTTGACCAGCTGGTTCAAATGACTCTGAAGTGCAGGTGGGGGGGACGTGTGTGTGCAGAGCATTGGATGATTTTGCTGAAGGTAGCAGAGGGGTGGGTTTAACCCAGAGCCTGGCTCACTGTCACTGTGTGCTGCGGGGCTGAACCCGgctctttccttcctcctgcagtTCCACTCCCACCAGCTGTTCCACGTGTTTGTGGTGGCTGGCGCCTTCGTGCACTTCCACGGGGTCTCCAACCTGCAGGAGTTCCGCTTCACGGTCGGAGGGGGCtgcacagaggaggaggggatgcagtaggagcagctccagcccccgAGCAGAACCAAAAGAGAGCCGCCGGCGCGGCGCGGCACCCGGGCTTAGCAAAAGGAATACCTAAGAAGAATCCAAGTTTCAGCTGATGAGGCGTGGAGCTTCATGGGGATTCTGACTAACCAAGATAAATTCTATACCTCAAGCAATGGAATAAATCAATTTGAAGACCAGGAAATTCTGAAAACATAATTTATTCTTGGGATCTACAGATTGAGCTACAGAGGACCCTTTCCAAATCGGCTTCTGTTCAATGCCATATTTATTTGTAGAATTGGGGAGGGATAGCTTagcagtttccttttttttaaaaaaaagataaaaaaaaaagtcaaggtTAAATTTATATCCTCTCGGAGGGTTCGGGCGTTGATTTTAGATGCTCTTttgggagaaaaacaaaatgtaaaTAAGATTTCTAactttctgtttaaataaaatttatataaatgttTTAAACAATGGGTGGGGGGAAAAGGGTTTTTGTAAAGAATGCAACATGCAAGTACCACACACTGTTTCAATTTTGCACAAAATAAACAACTGCAGGAGGACCAGGTAAAATTCCCAGGAGTGAAGCACCCTGGCCCTGTCGATTTTCCTGGTGGCCAGCATGCCCTGGGCAATGTGGGGTCCTGGCCAGCACCTGGAGTAGGTTCAGGATGGGTACAGGAGGGTTGTGAGGGCTGGATTGATCATGGTGTCAATCCAGGTCACAGTGTGAGCACATGGATTTGCTCCAGTGCCTGGAAAGGTGCATCTGCTCTGTGCCCCAGTGGGGGgacagcagcattcccagcctgTGTGCAGTGGGAGTTTTGGGATCGTGGATCCCACAGCTGGTTGGTTTGGGTCTCattgcaggagctggagcacgGTGGGATAGCTGCATGTGAAATGGCAACAGCCCAACTCCATCAGTGCCTGCCTGAGCAGAGGCCCCAGGGAGAGGAGGGCTGCCCCTGCAAGCCTGCTTCGTTTGCTCTGAGGGGTGGTGGGCACGGGCTTGTCAGAAGGTCGTTGAGCATGTGAGGGGAAACAGAGGGGGGTTAAGAGGGACTGGAAAGAGGAAGCTGTGTGCTCCAGGAGTTAACAGGCACTGCAGACCTCGGGCACATCACCATCCTGTGTGTCAGGCTCCATGTGCCAAGGCAGTTTGCAGGTTTTTCTTTTAAGGAGGAataaatccccatttttttttttaattttttttttttggtccttaGGTCTGCTTTCCATCTGTGCTTTAGCAGTGGGACTGCTGGTATTTCTTAAGCCTAAACCTGGGAGTTCAGCTGGATTGCTGTGGTGCAGACACACCTCCTATATAAGGGGAGGCAAATACCCTTCTCCTGTGTAATTGATGTAGCTTGAGCTTTGGAGCCCAGTCAGAAGCCAGACTGAAGGAGAATCTTTGGAGTCTTAAGGTGAAACTTGAACGTTTTGTTTGTTATGGCACAGGTATTGCTTGGAGGCTTTAGCTGGAAATTCAGAGCAATTACCTCTCTCACAGATGAGTTAAACAGCTCATACCGTGCAGTGTTTCACAGGGAAGGAAGGTAAAGGGTGTTTGGTTGTTGTGTGgggtggtttttgttgttgttgttgttagttttgggtttgttttttagaTTCCCTCAAGTTGCAGTTTTCATTCTTCAAGAGAAAGAGATGGATTGCAAAGATCTTCCCATCCCCTGGATGTCAGAGTGTGTTTTGGGGAGTTGCTTTGTCTGATGGAGTCAGGTAGAAGCAGGATGCCCTCCTAAAGCTGAGTGGGCACTCAGGCTTCCCCCCTGGAGTGCAGTAAAGCCTCTGAGAGCAAGGCCAGCTGCAGaaggaggtgctgcagcagctgcaagtgTAGAGGGATGTGTTCTCAGTAGGATCCCAACACTGGATGCCTGTAGGGCTGGAAGTGGTTTATCCCAGGTCTGTGGTATTTAAATGAAGGAAAGGGCACTGTTACCTTGGATGTAAGGGCTAATAGCAGCGGCAGCCCAGACAGGCTGGGGAGGTGCCTGAGGAAGTGTGCTGGACTCTGAGGCAAGCGTGGTACATATCAGCATCAGAGCtggctggaaggtgctgtggGATACCTCTGAACAGTaccagcagaagcagcagcctccaTCCTGGATCATCCCACGTTCACTCCTCCAAGGGTGATTGTAACCTGGTCCTACACAGCACAGAACTATTACAAAAACACAGTACTCCACCTGCTATTCTTAACCCAGTCTCTCTCTGTTCAAGAAGTTTGTGTGTTCCAATAAAAACAACCTAGCTGTGcacttttctgtagcttttgCTGAGAACTCTTCCCAGGTTGGCACCTGAATGCCTTACTCTCAGCAGTCAGAGGCTTGCTTGCTCTGTGTGCAGGTTATTGCCATAGAATAGTTAGGACCTACAGCTTCTTTCCTTCCCCATTAAATAGTGGCCTTGTTCAgtatatttctttttaacaatTGCTTACTGTTGGAAGCAATGAAGCACATTCTGGGGTTTTGATGGCTGGGGACTCTGGTGATGGTTCCATATAAGATGGGATCTTATTACTTGCTGTATTCTTAACTTCTGCTAATAAAAGAACCAAATTGATTATTGTCTGGTCTGGGTCTTCCTGCACTCTGTGGGCACGAGGGGACAAGGGTGCAAAGCACAAGAGctggggggaagagggggtCACTGCTGGAGACTTTGGTGGTTGTGGGCAAAATTTTAGGTGAGTTGAGATAAAGAAGTTCATGAGGCTTGGACTTAAATTCCTGTTGTAGAGGAAATGCCTCCTATCCTGTATGTGTGTAAAGGATTGATCATCTCCTCCTGGTGTGCAGGCTTAGGGCTGGCACGAGTGGGctttggctgggcagggacaggggctggtgGTGCCCAGTGGGGCTCATGCTGTTCCttggctgtcagctgctgtctGGGAACTGCCTGGGAAGGTAACACCTAATCCTGCTCTTGTCTTGGCTCACACCGGGCCGGGGTGTccacagctgagctctgctttttGTCAGCTCCTCCACTCGAGGTGAGTGTTCTGCAGTTACAGCTCCTGTTGAGGACCTGCACAGCTTGATGGATGTCTCAGGAtggattattattattaccatTATTGTTGTTGATATATTAATGCAAAACAAATTCAAAGGACATGGAGAATGTTGGCATCAGATTTCACACAAATTACACTAAAAGTACCTGCCACATTTGAGTATGAATTGGGTTTATTCTGTTTCCAGAAAGCAGAGTGATACTTAAAAGTTGGCTGGGCAGGATAAAACTGCATGTCCCACCTCTTCTGTGTGTGCAGTTGTGTCCTTACTCTGCCCTCTTCTGAGAATCACTTGCCTCTCTCACTGCCAAGTGCCCTGGGTATGGACTGAAGTGCTGCAGTCAAGGTGAGTGTCTGAGGCCACTGCCTAACTTTCTAACgagctgaaaaataaattaagggCATGATTAGGATAGAAGAGCTGACTGGTTTAGTTGAAGCTATTAAAGGCTTCCCTACAAAATTGagttcttcctttctctttttttttttttttacccctgCCTGCTGTGTGGCATCAAGCAAC
The nucleotide sequence above comes from Passer domesticus isolate bPasDom1 chromosome 5, bPasDom1.hap1, whole genome shotgun sequence. Encoded proteins:
- the ADIPOR2 gene encoding adiponectin receptor protein 2 isoform X1, encoding MNEPTELDNAGSAEPGLRLRKGHMSDPATTQAALEEDSSQQRLLGEPPLSSDQENCSEDNKHNDEPPQEDEGFMAMSPLLQAHHAMERMEEFVCKVWEGRWRVIPHDVLPDWLKDNDYLLHGHRPPMPSFRACFKSIFRIHTETGNIWTHLLGCVFFLCLGIFYMFRPNMSFVAPVQEKVVVGLFFLGAILCLSFSWLFHTVYCHSEGVSRLFSKLDYSGIALLIMGSFVPWLYYSFYCNPQPCFIYLIVICVLGIAAIIVSQWDMFATPEYRGVRAGVFLGLGLSGVIPTLHFVISEGLLKAATMGQIGWLALMACLYITGAALYAARIPERFFPGKCDIWFHSHQLFHVFVVAGAFVHFHGVSNLQEFRFTVGGGCTEEEGMQ
- the ADIPOR2 gene encoding adiponectin receptor protein 2 isoform X2; this translates as MNEPTELDNAGSAEPGLRLRKGHMSDPATTQAALEEDSSQQRLLGEPPLSSDQENCSEDNKHNDEPPQEDEGFMAMSPLLQAHHAMERMEEFVCKVWEGRWRVIPHDVLPDWLKDNDYLLHGHRPPMPSFRACFKSIFRIHTETGNIWTHLLGCVFFLCLGIFYMFRPNMSFVAPVQEKVVVGLFFLGAILCLSFSWLFHTVYCHSEGVSRLFSKLDYSGIALLIMGSFVPWLYYSFYCNPQPCFIYLIVICVLGIAAIIVSQWDMFATPEYRGVRAVPLPPAVPRVCGGWRLRALPRGLQPAGVPLHGRRGLHRGGGDAVGAAPAPEQNQKRAAGAARHPGLAKGIPKKNPSFS